GCGGGCGGCAGCATGATCGTCGTGCTCGCGACGGCGACCGCGGACCTGCTCGGTCCGGTCTACCCGGCGGTCGCGGCGCTGATCGGCGCGCTCGGCGCGGCGATGGCCGGTTCGAACACCGTCTCGAACATCACCTTCGGCGGCTTCCAGTTCGAGGCCGCCCAGCAACTGGGCCTGCCGACTCAGATCATCGTGGGCGCACAGGCCGTCGGCGGCGCGATCGGCAACCTCGTGGCCATCCACAACGTCGTCGCGGCGCTGGCGACGGTCGGTCTGGTCGGGCAAGAGGGCCGCGTCATGCGCCTGAACCTGATTCCGCTGGTCTACTACTCGATCTTCGTCGGGTTCTGGGCGCTGCTGTTCTCGTACGTGCTGTTCCCAAGCGCCTTCTGAAACGCCGGCTCGCTGCCGGCGGTTTTTTATTTGAGGTCCGGCGCGATCAGTTCGATCGGATGGTGCGGTTTTCGTTCCAACAGCGCGTCCAACTGATCCGTACAGGAAGTCCCGCTCGCGAGCACGGTCCGGTCGCGCTCGCCAGCGTCCTCGAACGTGTCAAGTGTAGACATACCGGTTCGTTCGACCACAGAGACATGGGTGTTTTCATCCGAGTGGTTCGTCGATCGTCGAATGTAGAGTCTGCCCCTGTCGATACCTTTTTGTCCGTCTCGAAAGTGGGTCCGGTATGTCACTGGAGGACGACTCCCTCGACTACCACGAGGCCGACCCACCGGGCAAGATCGAGATCGCGACCACCAAACCGACGAACACCCAGCGCGACCTCTCGCTCGCGTACTCGCCGGGAGTTGCCGGCCCCTGCCGAGCTATCGACGAGAACCCCGACGACGTCTATCGCTACACCGCCAAGGGCAATCTGGTCGGTGTGGTGTCCAACGGAAGCGCGGTCCTCGGGTTGGGCGACATCGGCGCGAGCGCCTCGAAGCCGGTTATGGAAGGGAAGGGCGTCCTGTTCAAGCGCTTTGCCGATATCGACGTCTTCGACATCGAACTCGATCTGGAGGACCCCGAATCGATGATCGCCGCGACGAAGGCCATGGAGCCCACCTTCGGCGGGATCAACTTAGAGGACATCAAGGCTCCCGAGTGTTTCCAGATCGAGGAAACCCTCCGAGAGGAGATGTCGATCCCGGTCTTCCACGACGACCAACACGGCACTGCGATCATCTCCGGAGCGGGGCTGCTCAACGCCGCGGAGATCGCCGGTAAGGAACTCGCGGACCTCGATGTGGTGCTCTCGGGGGCGGGCGCGAGCGCGATCGCCACGGCGCGGTTTTACGTCTCGCTCGGGGTCAAACGGGAGAACATCACGATGTGTGACTCCTCGGGGATCATCACCGAGGCGCGCGCCGAGGAGGTCAACGAGTACAAACGCCAGTTCGCTCGCGACCTCCCCGAGGGCGGCCTCGCGGACGCGATGGAGGGCGCGGACGTGCTCGTCGGCCTCTCGGTCGCCGGCATCGTCTCGCCGGAGATGGTCCGGTCGATGGCCGCCGACCCGATCATCTTCGCGATGGCCAACCCCGACCCCGAGATCACCTACGAGGACGCGAAGGGTGCCCGCGACGATACGGTGATCATGGCGACCGGGCGCTCCGATTACCCCAACCAGGTCAACAACGTGCTCGGCTTCCCGTTCATTTTCCGAGGGGCCTTGGACGTCCGGGCGACCGAGATCAACGAGGAGATGAAGGTCGCCTGTGCGGAGGCGCTTGCGGACCTCGCAAAACAGGACGTCCCGGACGCGGTCCGGAAGGGCTACGGCGACCAGCCACTGCAGTTCGGCTCCGAGTACATCCTCCCCAAGCCGATCGATCCCAGAGTCCTCTTCGAGGTCGCACCCGCGGTCGCACAGGCGGCGATCTCCAGTGACGTCGCGCGCCGCGAGGTCGAACTCGACGAGTACAAAGAACAACTCGAAGCCCGCCTCGGGAAGTCCCGCGAGATGATGCGGGTGGTGCTGAACAAGGCCCGTAGCGACCCCAAGCGGGTCGCGCTTGCGGAGGGCGAGGACGAGAAGATGATCCGCGCGGCCTACCAGATGCAGGAGGAGGGGATCGCCCAACCCGTTCTCATCGGCGACCGCGAGGAGATCGAAACGACGCTCCGACGGCTCGGGCTCGCCTTTGAGCCCGACGTGGTCGATCTCTCGGAGGCCGAGTACGACGAGTACGCCGAACGCCTCTACGACCTGCGCCAGCGCAAGGGCTTTACCCGCAGCGAGGCCGCAGACATGGTCCGCCGGGACTCGAACTACCTCGGAAGCGTGATGGTCGAAGCCGGCGACGCCGACGCCCTGCTGACGGGGCTGACGCATCACTACCCCTCGGCGCTTCGCCCGCCGCTCCAGACCATCGGTACCGCCGAGGACGCCAACTACGCCGCCGGGGTCTACCTGCTGGCGTTCAAGGATCAGGTCGTCTTCTGTGCGGACGCGACCGTCAACCAGAACCCCGACGAGGACGTCCTCGCGGAGGTCACGCGCCACACCGCGGACCTCGCCCGCCGCTTCAACGTCGAGCCGCGTGCGGCGATGCTCTCGTATTCGAACTTCGGTTCGGTCGACAACGAGGGGACGCGAAAACCCCGCGAAGCCGCCCGACTCCTCCGCCGGGATCCGGACGTGGACTTCCCGGTCGACGGGGAAATGCAGGCCGACACGGCCGTCGTCGAGGAGATCCTCAACGGTACCTACGACTTCGCGGAGCTAGAGGAGCCGGCGAACGTGCTCGTCTTCCCGAACCTCGAGGCGGGCAACATCGGCTACAAACTGCTCCAGCGTCTGGGCGGAGCCGAAGCCATCGGCCCGATGCTCGTCGGCATGGACAAACCGGTCCACGTCCTCCAGCGTGGCGACGAGGTCAAGGACATCGTCAACCTGGCGGCGGTCGCCGTGGTGGACGCACAGAACCAGTAGTCCGGCGGCCGCGCCCGCCGTTCCCGGACGAACACCTGCCCCAACACAATTAATTAAGAGGGTCCGTGACGCTCCTTCCTAACATGAAACGGGAGAACGGAACAGACCGGCCGGGGCCGGCATGAACGGCAACGACCGCTCGATCGCCGGGTTCACCATGCTCGCCCACGGGACCTTCCACACCTACGAGCTGTCGATTCCGCTCTTTATCGTGATCTGGCTCGATGTCTTCGACGTCTCGGCGTTCGTCCTCGGAGTCGTCGTCAGCGTCGGGTACGGGCTGATCGGCGTCGGCGCGCTGCCGAGCGGCGTGCTCGCCGACCAGTACGGCTCGCGCCGACTGATCGTCGCCGCGGTCGTCGGAATGGGCGGCGGTTTCTTCCTGCTCGCGCTCGCGCCCAACGTCTACACGCTCTGTGGGGCGATCGTCGTCTGGGGCGCCGCGGCGAGCATCTACCACCCCGCGGGTCTGTCGTTGATCAGTCGCGGGGCCGAGGAGCGCGGTACGGTGTTCGCGTACCACGGCGTCGGCGGCAACGTCGGCACCGCGTTCGGCCCGCTGCTTGCGGCACTCCTCCTCGTTTTTTTCGACTGGCGGATCGTCATCGTCGCGCTCGCGATCCCGGCGGTCGTCGTCGTGGCGGTCGGTTCCGCGATCGAGTTCGACGAGACTGCCGCGACCGCCGCCGACGGCGGCGAACGACCCGACACCCACGATAGCGACGACGGGTTCGATCTCGGGGGGATCGTCGCCGATTCCCGGCTGCTCTTTACGACGGGATTCGCCCTCGCGTTCGTGATCGTCATGCTCTATGGAACCTACTATCGTGGGTTGTTGACGTTCATGCCCGACATGATCGCGAACCTCCCGCAGTTTAGCACGTACACGGTCATGGGTCAGGCGGCCGAACCCGCCCAGTACATCTACACCGGCCTGCTGATGGTCGGCATCCTCGGCCAGTACGCCGGCGGCCGGATCACCGACCATATCAGAACGGAGTACGCGCTGTTGGCGACGCTGACGTCGCTCGCGGTCCTTGCGGTCGTCTTCCTTCCCGCGGCCGGTTGGGGGGTCGTTCCGTTTCTCACGGTGTGTGCGATCCTCGGGTTCTGTCTGTACGCGACCGCGCCGATCTACCAGGTCGTGATCGCTGAATACGCCGCAGAAGACGTCCACGGGCTCTCCTACGGCTTTACGTACCTCGGGATGTTCGGCGTCGGTGCGGGCGGGGCGGCGCTGGCGGGCGCGCTGTTGACGTACTTCAGCGCCGCCGTGTTGCTCGGAACCCTCGGCGCGATCGCGCTTCTGGCGGCGGGGCTCGTGGTGGTCGTCCTCGAATTCGTCTGAAATCCTCAGGCGACGCGGTTTCGCAGTTCTTCACCCGCCCAGTAGTGCTCGACGTTCTCCTTCACTAGATCGGCGATGTCGAGGTGATAGCGGTTGGTCGCAGAGCCCTTGTGAGGCATGACGAGTACCTCCTCCATGTCCCACAGCGGCGACTGGTCGGGGAGGGGCTCGGTCTCGAAGACGTCGAGTGCCGCCCCCGCGATCTCGCCGTCCTCGATCGCCGAGACGAGTGCGTCCTCGTCGACGATCGGGCCCCGAGCGACGTTCACGAGATACGAATCCTCGCGCATCGCCTCGAACTCCGGCGTCGAGAGCAGCCCGTCCGTCTCGGGGGTGTGGGGTAGCGTGATCGCGACGAACCGGGCGTCAGAGATGGCCTCGTGGAGGTCATCGGGGCCGTAGATCTCCGAGACGCCAGGGACTGGTTCATCAGAGCGCCGCACGCCGACGACCTCCATTCCCAACCCGTCCGCACGCGTGGCGATCCCCTCGCCGATGGTACCCAGTCCGAGCACACAGAGGCGCTCGTTCTCGACGGTGAAGGGGCGCTCGTAGTCGGGAGTGTACCAGTGGGTCTCGTTCTGGTTGTCCCGGTAGACGTGCAACATGCGTGCAAGCGAGAGCATGCAACCGATGGCGACCTCGCCGACGGTCGCACCGTGGATGCCCGAACTGTTCGTCAGAGGGACCCCGGCCTCGGCGTAGGCCTCGGTGTCGAAGGCGTCGTAGCCCGCCCGGGCGCAGTGGACCCACCCGGCGTCGAGGAACTCCTCGCCGGGGACGTAGGTGACCACGCCGTCGCGCTCGTCGTACTCCTCGCCGTCGCCGACGAGTTCGACCGGGATCGGGAAGTCCGAAAAGGCCTCGACGAACGCTTCCTTCGGGATGACGTTCTCGACGGATTCGTGGACGTACAACTGCTCGAGGTCGTTTGTAGCCATGCGCGTGAGTGTATCACTCCCGGGGTTGAAGCTTTCGGAACAGGGCTCCTCTATATCATGATCTATCATCGGGAATTCGGTGTTCGAGCTTGACAGAATTGGTAACTCTTATCACATAGTCGGACAGCATATTGGATAGTCACCGTAACGGTGAGGATATCATGGACGTCAACGAAGCGATCGCGCAGACGCTACGAGAGGAGGGTGTAGAGTACTTGTTCGGGTTCCCGAGCAATCCGCTGTTCGATACGGATTCGGCGGAGGAGGCGGGGGTTCGATCCATCATCACGCGCCAGGAGCGCACGGCCGTCCACATGGCCGACGCGGTCGGCCGGCTGACCTCCGGCGAGCAGGTCGGTGCCTTCGCCTGCCAGCACGGGCCGGGCACCGAGAACTCCATCGGCGGCGTCGCCCAGGCCTACGGCGAGTCCGCGCCCATCGTCGCGGTCCCCGCGGGCTACGACCTGGCGAAGACCGACGTGGATCCGAAGTTCAACTCCCTGGTGAGCTACCAGTCGGTGAGCAAGTCCTGCGAGCAGCTCGCGGATCCCGAGGCCGTAAGCGAGACGATGCGCCGGGCCTTTAGCTCGGCGCGAAACGGCCGGCCCCGTCCCTCCGTGGTCGAGGTCCCCAAGGACGTCTTCTATACGGATCTCGAAGAGGAGTTCGAGTATACGCCCTCGAAAGCACGACGCTCGGGGCCGGACCCGGCCGACGTCGAGACGGCGGCCGAGACGCTGGCCGAGGCCGAGCGCCCGGTGATCTTCGCCGGACAGGGCGTCCACTACGCGAAGGGCTGGGACGCTCTGAAAGAACTCGCAGAAACCCTCGAAGCGCCGGTGGCGACGAGTCTGAACGGGAAGAGCGCGTTCCCCGAGGACCACCCCCTCTCGCTGGGCGCCGCGAGCAAGAGCGAACCGGGACAGCTCACCCACTTCGTCCGGGAGGCCGACGTGCTGTTCGGGATCGGCTGTTCGTTCACCGAGACCGCTTACGGGCTAACGATGCCCGAAACGAGCGACAAGACGGTGATCCACTCGACGCTCGATCCGACCGACATCGACAAGGACGTCGTCTCGGACCATTCATTGGTCGGCGACGCCGACCTCACCCTCACAGCGCTGATCGAGGAACTCGACGGCCGCGTCGACGAGGACCGGGGACGGGCCGACGATGTCGCAAGCGAAATCGAGGAGGTTCGCGAGGAATGGCTCGCCGAGTGGGAGTCCAAACTCACCGCCGAGGACACCCCGATCAACCCCTACCGCGTGATCCGCGAACTCGACGAGACGGTCGACAAAGAGGAGGTCGTCATCACCCACGACGCGGGCAACCCGCGCGACTTCCTCGCGCCCTTCTTCGAAGTCACCGAACCCCTCTCGTATATCGGCTGGGGAAAGACCACTCAGTTGGGCTACGGGCTGGGGCTGACGATGGGTGCGAAGCTAGTCAATCCGGAGAAGCTCTGCATCAACGTCTGGGGCGACGGCGCGATCGGGATGACGGCCCTCGATCTGGAGACCGCAGCCCGCGAGGACATCCCGATCCTCTCGATCCATCTGAGCAACTTCGAGATGGCCTCGTATGACACGCCCTTCGGCGGGCACTGGGCGGACGTCGCGGAGGGGCTTGGCTGCTACGGCGAGCGCGTCGAGGACCCCGACGAACTCGGGGCCGCCATCGAGCGCGCCATCGAGAAGACCGAGGAGGGCACGCCTGCGCTGCTCGAAGTCATCACCTCGAAGGAGACCGAACTCTCGCGGCCGGACCTCGAATAAGCACCTCGCCCTCCAAGGGCGACGGGAACGTTTAACATCGACAGCTGAAACCACTACATCATGGAATCCGATAGCACGAGTCAGGAGAAGATACTCGACGGGATCACCGTCGTCGATCTGACGACGTTCGTCACCGGCGGTTTCGCCACACTAATGCTCGCGAACCAGGGCGCTGAGGTCATCAAGGTCGAACGTCCCGAACTCGGCGACGACAGTCGCCACTCGGGCCCGCCGTTCGTCTCGACTGAGAACTACGAAGGGCCCGGAAAGTCGGCCGCATCCCAGGGCGAGTCGCCGTACTTCTGGACGGTCAACTACGACAAGCAGAGCATCGAACTCAACCTCAAAAGCGAGGAGGGCCTGTCGATCTGCAAGGAGCTGATCGAGGAGGCGGACGTCGTCGTCGAGAACTACCGACCGGGCACCGCCGAACGGCTGGGCCTGGGCTACGACGATCTCCAAGATCTGAACCCCGAACTCGTCTACTGTTCGATCTCCGCCTTCGGCGAAACCGGCCCCTGGAGCGACCGACCGGGCTACGACCTGCTCGTCCAGGGCATGAGCGGGATCATGAGCGTCACCGGCGAGGAGGGGGGCGACCCGGTGAAAGTCGGCCTTCCTCAAACGGACCTCATCACGGCGATGTGGGCGGCCTTCGGGATCGTCGGCGCGCTGTTCCGGCGCGAACGCACGGGCGAGGGCGAGCGTGTCGAGTTGGGAATGCTCGATTCGTCGCTGCCGTGGCTCACCAAACAGGCCGCAAAGGCGTTCGTCGGCGAGGAAACGAGCAGAATGGGCACTAAAGACCCCGTGCTCGCGCCGTACCAGAGCTATCCCACCGCGGACGGGTATCTGAACGTCGCCTGCGGAAATCAAAAACTCTGGGAGGGGTTTTGCACCGAAATCGGGCGGGAGGACCTCCTCGAAGACCCCCGCTTTAGCGAGAACGCAGACCGCGTCGAACACATGGACGAACTGGAAGGGGAACTCTCGGAGACGCTCCGCGAGCGCACGACCGACGAGTGGGTCGAGACGCTGGCCGAGGAGGCGGGTCTGCCCGTCGGGCCGGTCTACGAGGTCGATGAGGCACTGGAGAGCGAGCAGGTCGAGGCCCGCGGCGCGGTCGGCTCGCTTTCCCATCCCGCGGCGGGCGAGATCCCGAGCCTCGAACACCCGCTGAACTTCGAGGGCGCAGACAGCGGGTTCGACGACGCACCGCCGTTGCTCGGCGAGGATACCGAGGCTATCCTCGACCGACTTGGCTACTCCGAGGAACAGGTTGCGGAGCTGCGTGAAGCGGGTGCGATACCCGACGCGTAGAACGACAGTGAGGTTCGGACGCAACACATTTATCCGTGTGTTACGATCTCTCATTCGACACCCAACCGGCGTGACCCGTCCTTGCTGTGTTCCAGCCGGGACCTCTGGGTGCGTCGACGGAATACGGACCGGAACGCGGAGACGATCACAGAGGAGACACGCTTGACAATGGCAACAACCGACCGAAACGATCCTGCGACCGACGACCGAGCGAACTACGACTACACGAACGGCGACGTCGAGCGCCCCGACCTCGTGGCCGACCTCGAAGCCCGTGTTGAGGGCGACGTGCGCTTCGACGAGTACTCCCGGGAGCTGTACGCGACCGACGCCAGCGCCTACGAGGTCACGCCCATCGGCGTGGTCTTTCCGGCCTCGACCGAGGACATCGCCGCGGTGATGGGCTACTGTGCCGACCGGGAGATTCCCGTGTTGCCCCGTGGCGGCGGGACGAGCCTCGCGGGCCAGTCGGTCAACGAGGCGGTCGTACTGGACCTCTCCCGATACATGACCGACATCACCGACGTCGATCCCGACGCGATGCGCGCACGCGCTCAGACCGGCATCACGCTCGGCGAGCTCAACCGCACCCTCGAACCCGAGGGGATCAAGTTCGCGCCCGACCCATCGACGGCCGACCGCAGCGCCCTCGGGGGTGCCATCGGCAACAACACGACCGGCGCCCACTCGCTGTTGTACGGTAAGACCGACGCCTACGTCGAGGAGTGTGAGGCCGTCCTCTCCGATGGCTCGGTCCATACCTTCGGTGAGGTGAGCGTCGAGGAACTGCGCGAAAGCGCCGATCCCGACGGCGAGCTGATCGAGCGGATCCACGCCGAAGTGGTTCGCATCATCGACGAGGAAAGCGACGCCGTCGCGGAGCGCTACCCGAGCATGAAGCGAAACGTCTCGGGGTACAACCTCGACGTGCTTGTCGAGGAAGCCCGGGGGGAGGGGGCGACGGAGGAAGGGACAGTGAACCTCGCGCGCCTGTTGGTCGGCAGCGAGGGCACCCTCGCCATCGTCACCGAGGCCGAGGTAGCGCTCGAAACCATCCCCGAGACGAAGTCGATCGGACTGCTGACCTACCACAGCCTGCTGGAGGCGATGGAGGACGTCGGCCCGATCCTCGAACACGAGCCTGCCGCCCTCGAAGTGCTCGACGGCGTACTCGTCGACCTCGCGCGCGGGCTCGACGAGTTCAAGGACGTCATCGGGATGTTGCCCGACGAGACCGACACGTTCCTGCTCGTCGAGTTCTACGCCGATTCCGACGAGGAGCGCCGCGAGAAGGTCGAAACCCTGCTCGAAGACCGAGTGGATGAGATCGCCTTCGACGGCTACGAGGCCTACGACAAAGAGACCCAGAAGGACTTCTGGAAGATGCGCAAGGCCTCGACGCCGATCCTCCTTTCCAGAACCGGCGACGAGAAACACATCGCCTTCATCGAGGACGTCGCCATCCCACCCGAGCACCTCCCCGAGTACACCGCCGACTTCAAGCAGGTCTTCGAGGACCACGACACGTTCGGGAGCTTCTATGCGCATGCCGGTCCGGGCTGTATGCACGTCCGCCCACTGATCAACACCAAGACGGCGGAGGGCGTCGAAACGATGGTCTCGATCTCGGACGCCGCAACGGACCTCGCAGTCAAATATGGCGGCAGCGTTTCCGGGGAGCACGGCGACGGCAGAGCCAGAACCCAGTGGAACAAAAAGCTCTACGGCGAGCACCTCTGGGACGTCTTCCGCGACCTGAAGACGGCCTTCGACCCCGATTGGTTGTTGAACCCCGGTTCGGTCTGTGGGGACTTCGACATGAGCGAGAACCTCCGGTTCGGCCCGGACTACGAGTTCGAGGCGGGCTTCGAGCCCTCGCTCAACTGGGAGAACGACAACGGGTTTCAGGGGATGGCCGAGCTCTGCCATGGGTGTGGCGGCTGTCGTACGAGCCAGGACGGTGCGGGCGGGGTGATGTGTCCGACCTATCGCGCCGCCGACGAGGAGATCACGAGTACGAGAGGTCGGGCGAACATGCTCCGGCAAGCGATGAGCGGCGACTTACCTGACGAAGAGCAGTTCGACGTCGAGTTCATGCACGAGGTGATGGACCTCTGTGTGGGCTGTAAGGGCTGTGCGCGGGACTGTCCCTCCGAGGTGGACATGGCGAAGATGAAAGTCGAGGTCGAACACGAGTACCTGAAGCGTCACGGGGTCGACCTGCGCTCGCGCGTCTTCGCGCGGATCGACTGGCTCTCGGATCTCGGGAGCGCGACCGCGCCGCTCTCGAACCTCGCGAGTTCGCTGCCCGGGTCGGGGCTCCTCACCGAGAAGGTGCTGGGGATCGCCCGCGAGCGCACTCTGCCCGCCTTCGAGCCAGAGACGCTCACCGAGTGGTACGAAAAGCGCGGCCCGAAAGTGAGTGAGGAGCAAGCGGACCGGAAGGTCCTGCTTTTTCCCGATACGTTCACCGACCACAACAACACGAAGGCGGGTAAGGCCGCAATCGAAGTGCTGGAGGCCGCGAACGTCCACGTGCGGATTCCTGAGGGTGTGACCGGCAGTGGGCGGCCCGCCCATTCGAAAGGGCTGATCGGCCTCGCGAAGGAGAAGGCCGACCGGAACGTCACCGCGCTCGCACCGGACGTCAACGCCGACTGGGACGTCGTCGTCGTCGAGCCCTCCGACGCCGTGATGTTCCAGCTCGACTACCGGGACCTGCTCTCGGGTGAGGCGGTCGAACGGATCGCACAGAACACCTACGGCGTCATGGAGTACATAGACCGGTTCCGCCTCGACGAGGCGATGAGCTTCGGCGCGCTCGACGAGTCGCTTACGTATCACGGCCACTGCCACCAGAAGGCGGTCAAGAAGGACCACCACACCGTCGGCGTCCTGCGCCGGGCGGGCTACCGGGTCGACCCCCTCGATTCGGGCTGCTGTGGCATGGCGGGCTCCTTCGGCTACGAGGCCGAACACTACTCGATGAGCCAGGCGGTCGGCTCCATGCTGTTCGGCCAGATCGAGGAAAGCAGTGGAGAGAGCGTCGTCGCCCCCGGCTCGTCGTGTCGCAGTCAGATCGGCGACGAATACGGGGAGAAGCCGCCCCACCCGGTCAGGAAACTCGCCGAGGCGTTGGCTTAATCGGAGCCGAACGCGCCGCCCGCGGTCCACTCCTCCAACGTCGTCTGATCCTCCGCGACCTCCGAGAAGACCTCTTCCGTGTGCTCGCCGAGTCGCGGTGCGGGCTCCCTGATCTCGGGTTCGTAGTCCGCGAAGTCGATCGGGTGACCCGGGAGCAGGCACTCGCCCCAGTCGGGGTCCTCGTGGGGGATCGTCAGGTCGCGCGCGTCGGTCTGTTCGTGCTCGACGACGTCCTCAACGTCGTTGATCGGCCCGCAGGGAAAGCCATAGTCTGTGAGCGAATCGAGCCAGTGTTCCGTACTCTCCGTCTCGAACTCCGATTCGATGATCTCCAGAACCTCCTCGGCATGCTCCTGTCGGTCGTCGTTGGTCGGGTACTCCGCGAGTTCCTCGCGGCCCACCAACTCGACGAAATCGTCCCAGCGGTCGTCGCTCGGGACGCCCGTGACGAGCGCTCCATTCGAGGTTTCGAAGCGCTGGTAGGGCACGAGCGTCTGGTGGCTCGTCCCCTGTGGGCCCGGCACGCTCCCGTCCATCGAGTACTCCGTGAGGTACTCGTTCATGAGCGTCACGATCGAATCGAACAGCCCGACGTCGAACTTGCCGACGAACTCGTCGCTCCGCTCGCCCATGCGCTCGCGCTCGTAGAGCCGCGTGAGGACGCCCATCGCCGCGAACATCCCCGTCGTGAGGTCGCCGATGGCCTGGCCCACCTTCACGGGCTGGCCGCCCTCGGGTCCGGTGACGCTCATGATCCCGCCTTCCGCTTGGAGAATGAGGTCGAGACCCGGTTTCTCCTTATACGGTCCGCTCTCGCCGTAGCCCTTGATGCTCGCGTAGACGATCCCCGGGTTCTCCTCGCGGAGGTCCTCGTAGCCGATACCGAGTTTGTCGGTGACGCCGTAGCCGAAGTTCTCGACGAAGACGTCGGCCGCCGAAAGCAGCGATCGGGCGGCCTCGACGCCCGCCTCGCTCTTCAGATCGAGCGTCACCGACCGCTTGTTCCTGTTGTTCGCCATGAAGTACCCCGACTTCCCTTCGGGGCCGACGCCCTGGGTGCGTGCGGGGTCACCCGCGCCGGGCCGTTCGATCTTCACGACCTCCGCGCCCATGTCCGCGAGCAACGCGCCACAGAAGGGGCCTGCACGGTGGGCGGTCATCTCGACGACCGACACTCCCGAAAGCGGGCCCTGATTCCCGTTCATGCTCACTCGTCCTCGTTGAACTCGTCGACCAGTTCCCGGCGCTCGTCGGTGGCGAACTGCTCCCACCAGAGGTCGGCTTCGAACTCCCGGGCGTCGGCCGCGTCGGTCGCGTCCGCCGCGTAGTTGAGCGCGCGCTTCGAGTTCTTGACCGCCTTCCGCCCTGTGTCCTGGATCCCGTCGATGATTCCCTGTACCGTTTCGTCAAGCTCCTCGCGCGCAACGGCGTGGTTGATCAGCCCGATCCGCTCGGCCTCGGCGGCATCGACGTAGCCCGCGGTGAAGACCAGTTCCTTGGCTTTGGCCTCGCCGACGAGTTCGATCGCCCGCTTGTTCGCCCCTCCTGTCGGTATCTGGCCGATGTTCGCGGTCGGCACGCCGAACTTCGCGTCCTCGACCGCCACACGGAGGTCACAGAACATCGCGAGGATCAGCCCGCCACCCACACAATACCCGTTGATCTTCGCGATCACGGGCGCGTGACAGTGCAGGGCCTTCCGGTACATCTCGTAGAACAGTTCCTGGCGGTCCTGCTGGTGGGCGTGGTCCTCGGTCGTGCCGGCGTATTCCGTTATATCCGCGCCCGCAGAGAAGGCGTCCTCGCCCTCTCCCGTGATGACGACCGCATCGATCTTCCTGTCGAGTTGGATCTCGTCGAAGGCGCGCGAGAGGTCCAGCATTACCTCGTCGTTCAACGCGTTGTACACCTCGGGGCGGTGGAACTCGATCGTAGCGACGCTGTCTTCGACATCGACGCTGATGCTCTCGTAGGCCGTATAGCTGACCATGTGGAGTCACCGCACACCCGGGGGAAAAGTCTTCCCGAAAGCCCTCGGCCGGACTTGGCAGTTCGACCTCGCCCTTTGCATTTCCCAAGAAAAGACCGCTTCGCGGTCCTTTCGGGT
The DNA window shown above is from Halalkalicoccus jeotgali B3 and carries:
- a CDS encoding CaiB/BaiF CoA transferase family protein — its product is MESDSTSQEKILDGITVVDLTTFVTGGFATLMLANQGAEVIKVERPELGDDSRHSGPPFVSTENYEGPGKSAASQGESPYFWTVNYDKQSIELNLKSEEGLSICKELIEEADVVVENYRPGTAERLGLGYDDLQDLNPELVYCSISAFGETGPWSDRPGYDLLVQGMSGIMSVTGEEGGDPVKVGLPQTDLITAMWAAFGIVGALFRRERTGEGERVELGMLDSSLPWLTKQAAKAFVGEETSRMGTKDPVLAPYQSYPTADGYLNVACGNQKLWEGFCTEIGREDLLEDPRFSENADRVEHMDELEGELSETLRERTTDEWVETLAEEAGLPVGPVYEVDEALESEQVEARGAVGSLSHPAAGEIPSLEHPLNFEGADSGFDDAPPLLGEDTEAILDRLGYSEEQVAELREAGAIPDA
- a CDS encoding FAD-binding and (Fe-S)-binding domain-containing protein; the protein is MATTDRNDPATDDRANYDYTNGDVERPDLVADLEARVEGDVRFDEYSRELYATDASAYEVTPIGVVFPASTEDIAAVMGYCADREIPVLPRGGGTSLAGQSVNEAVVLDLSRYMTDITDVDPDAMRARAQTGITLGELNRTLEPEGIKFAPDPSTADRSALGGAIGNNTTGAHSLLYGKTDAYVEECEAVLSDGSVHTFGEVSVEELRESADPDGELIERIHAEVVRIIDEESDAVAERYPSMKRNVSGYNLDVLVEEARGEGATEEGTVNLARLLVGSEGTLAIVTEAEVALETIPETKSIGLLTYHSLLEAMEDVGPILEHEPAALEVLDGVLVDLARGLDEFKDVIGMLPDETDTFLLVEFYADSDEERREKVETLLEDRVDEIAFDGYEAYDKETQKDFWKMRKASTPILLSRTGDEKHIAFIEDVAIPPEHLPEYTADFKQVFEDHDTFGSFYAHAGPGCMHVRPLINTKTAEGVETMVSISDAATDLAVKYGGSVSGEHGDGRARTQWNKKLYGEHLWDVFRDLKTAFDPDWLLNPGSVCGDFDMSENLRFGPDYEFEAGFEPSLNWENDNGFQGMAELCHGCGGCRTSQDGAGGVMCPTYRAADEEITSTRGRANMLRQAMSGDLPDEEQFDVEFMHEVMDLCVGCKGCARDCPSEVDMAKMKVEVEHEYLKRHGVDLRSRVFARIDWLSDLGSATAPLSNLASSLPGSGLLTEKVLGIARERTLPAFEPETLTEWYEKRGPKVSEEQADRKVLLFPDTFTDHNNTKAGKAAIEVLEAANVHVRIPEGVTGSGRPAHSKGLIGLAKEKADRNVTALAPDVNADWDVVVVEPSDAVMFQLDYRDLLSGEAVERIAQNTYGVMEYIDRFRLDEAMSFGALDESLTYHGHCHQKAVKKDHHTVGVLRRAGYRVDPLDSGCCGMAGSFGYEAEHYSMSQAVGSMLFGQIEESSGESVVAPGSSCRSQIGDEYGEKPPHPVRKLAEALA
- a CDS encoding CaiB/BaiF CoA transferase family protein gives rise to the protein MNGNQGPLSGVSVVEMTAHRAGPFCGALLADMGAEVVKIERPGAGDPARTQGVGPEGKSGYFMANNRNKRSVTLDLKSEAGVEAARSLLSAADVFVENFGYGVTDKLGIGYEDLREENPGIVYASIKGYGESGPYKEKPGLDLILQAEGGIMSVTGPEGGQPVKVGQAIGDLTTGMFAAMGVLTRLYERERMGERSDEFVGKFDVGLFDSIVTLMNEYLTEYSMDGSVPGPQGTSHQTLVPYQRFETSNGALVTGVPSDDRWDDFVELVGREELAEYPTNDDRQEHAEEVLEIIESEFETESTEHWLDSLTDYGFPCGPINDVEDVVEHEQTDARDLTIPHEDPDWGECLLPGHPIDFADYEPEIREPAPRLGEHTEEVFSEVAEDQTTLEEWTAGGAFGSD
- a CDS encoding enoyl-CoA hydratase/isomerase family protein, with product MVSYTAYESISVDVEDSVATIEFHRPEVYNALNDEVMLDLSRAFDEIQLDRKIDAVVITGEGEDAFSAGADITEYAGTTEDHAHQQDRQELFYEMYRKALHCHAPVIAKINGYCVGGGLILAMFCDLRVAVEDAKFGVPTANIGQIPTGGANKRAIELVGEAKAKELVFTAGYVDAAEAERIGLINHAVAREELDETVQGIIDGIQDTGRKAVKNSKRALNYAADATDAADAREFEADLWWEQFATDERRELVDEFNEDE